A genomic window from Micromonospora violae includes:
- the mctP gene encoding monocarboxylate uptake permease MctP, translating into MWRDHLTEIIVFTFLFLLVSAMGFVAARWRAPKDMAHLDEWGLGGRSFGGWITWFLVGGDLYTAYTFVAVPALMFGAGAAGFFAVPYTIVIYPLVFLVLVRLWSVSHRHGFVTPADFVRNRFDSPVLALLIAITGIVATMPYIALQLVGIEAVLKTMGVTGENALARHLPIIIAFAILAAYTYQSGLRAPALIAFVKDSLIYIVILVAIVYLPYKLGGWGDIFAAADAKFDASPNPNDGILLNGNNQLQYVTLAFGSALALFLYPHSITGVLASKNRDVIKRNMSALPAYSLLLGLIALLGYMAIAAGVKPLPGASAGSVDNNTVVPLLFDQQFPDWFAGVAYAAIGIGALVPAAIMSIAAANLFTRNIYKEYLKRDASPAQEANVSKITSLVVKVGAVACIVFLDPQFSIDLQLIGGVIILQTLPAVALGLYTRWFHRTGLIVGWAIGMGLGMWMLYQVASPTRKHFGGSAFPLSEFGFDTTKTIYVGIVAVAVNLAVAALVTLALRAAKVEEGVDGTEPDDYFADEGDPRVTPGTERDADSAREPVA; encoded by the coding sequence ATGTGGCGTGACCATCTCACCGAGATCATCGTCTTCACGTTCCTCTTCCTGCTGGTGAGCGCGATGGGCTTCGTGGCCGCCCGGTGGCGGGCACCGAAGGACATGGCGCACCTGGACGAGTGGGGGTTGGGCGGGCGCAGCTTCGGCGGCTGGATCACCTGGTTCCTGGTCGGTGGTGACCTCTACACCGCGTACACCTTCGTGGCGGTGCCGGCGTTGATGTTCGGTGCCGGCGCGGCCGGGTTCTTCGCCGTGCCGTACACCATCGTCATCTACCCGCTGGTCTTCCTGGTGTTGGTGCGGCTCTGGTCGGTGTCGCACCGGCACGGATTCGTCACGCCGGCGGACTTCGTCCGCAACCGGTTCGACTCGCCGGTGCTGGCGCTGCTGATCGCGATCACCGGCATCGTCGCCACCATGCCGTACATCGCGTTGCAGCTGGTCGGCATCGAGGCGGTGCTCAAGACGATGGGCGTCACCGGCGAGAACGCGCTGGCCCGGCACCTGCCGATCATCATCGCGTTCGCCATCCTGGCCGCCTACACGTACCAGTCCGGGTTGCGCGCGCCGGCGCTGATCGCGTTCGTCAAGGACAGCCTGATCTACATCGTGATCCTGGTGGCGATCGTCTACCTGCCGTACAAGTTGGGTGGCTGGGGTGACATCTTCGCCGCCGCGGACGCGAAGTTCGACGCCTCGCCCAATCCGAACGACGGCATCCTGCTCAACGGCAACAACCAGCTTCAGTACGTGACGCTGGCGTTCGGCTCGGCGTTGGCGCTCTTCCTCTACCCGCACAGCATCACCGGTGTGCTGGCCAGCAAGAACCGCGACGTGATCAAGCGGAACATGTCGGCGCTGCCCGCGTACAGCCTGCTGCTCGGGTTGATCGCCCTGCTCGGCTACATGGCCATCGCGGCCGGTGTGAAGCCGCTGCCGGGCGCGTCGGCCGGCAGCGTGGACAACAACACCGTCGTGCCGTTGCTGTTCGACCAGCAGTTCCCGGACTGGTTCGCCGGTGTCGCGTACGCGGCGATCGGCATCGGCGCGCTGGTGCCCGCGGCGATCATGTCGATCGCGGCGGCGAACCTGTTCACCCGCAACATCTACAAGGAGTACCTGAAGCGGGACGCCTCCCCGGCCCAGGAGGCGAACGTCTCGAAGATCACCTCGCTGGTGGTGAAGGTCGGCGCGGTGGCCTGCATCGTCTTCCTCGACCCGCAGTTCTCCATCGACCTCCAGCTGATCGGTGGCGTGATCATCCTGCAGACGCTGCCGGCGGTGGCGCTGGGTCTCTACACCCGCTGGTTCCACCGCACCGGCCTGATCGTCGGCTGGGCGATCGGCATGGGGTTGGGCATGTGGATGCTCTACCAGGTGGCCAGCCCGACCCGGAAGCACTTCGGCGGCTCGGCGTTCCCGCTGTCGGAGTTCGGGTTCGACACCACCAAGACGATCTACGTCGGCATCGTGGCGGTGGCGGTGAACCTGGCCGTGGCGGCGCTGGTGACGCTGGCGCTGCGGGCCGCGAAGGTCGAGGAGGGCGTCGACGGCACCGAGCCGGACGACTACTTCGCCGACGAGGGCGACCCCCGCGTCACCCCCGGCACCGAGCGCGACGCCGACTCCGCCCGCGAACCAGTCGCCTAA
- a CDS encoding DUF3311 domain-containing protein, translating into MAAPEPEAPTTAPARAKDHSPWNWLLFIPIVVPLIPAFFNGDSPRVFGFPRFYWLQLAFILLGVGTTTLVYQMTKKRGGS; encoded by the coding sequence ATGGCTGCACCGGAACCGGAGGCGCCGACCACGGCGCCGGCCAGGGCGAAGGACCACAGCCCCTGGAACTGGTTGCTCTTCATCCCGATCGTGGTGCCGCTGATCCCGGCCTTCTTCAATGGCGACTCGCCTCGGGTCTTCGGCTTCCCCCGCTTCTACTGGCTGCAACTGGCCTTCATCCTGCTCGGCGTCGGCACCACCACGTTGGTCTACCAGATGACAAAGAAGCGGGGAGGTTCCTGA
- a CDS encoding bifunctional RNase H/acid phosphatase — MAPRVVSVEADGGSRGNPGPAGYGAVVRDPETGEVLAERSESLGTATNNVAEYQGLIAGLTAAAELGAAEVDVRMDSKLVVEQMCGRWQIKHPGLRPLAAQAAALVGRFTAVRFSWIPREQNRHADALANAAMDAAAGRPATTAAATGRPATTAATGQPSATAATGSDPATAPASWEPRPTFTATRLILVRHGETPYTEQRRYSGRGDVPLSERGRAQVRATAARVAELAPSVAAVISSPLSRCTATAASIAGALGDVPVRTEDDLIECDFGQWEGRTFAEVREQWPGEMDAWLASPRIAPPGGESFTHVAERAHRVIAGLLTAYPGETVVVVSHVSPIKLMLRDALAAGDGFLHRLFLDAAGISVLDMWPDGGVAVRTVNDTAHLSTID, encoded by the coding sequence GTGGCGCCGCGGGTGGTCTCCGTCGAGGCCGACGGTGGGTCCCGGGGCAACCCCGGCCCCGCCGGTTACGGCGCGGTGGTGCGTGACCCGGAGACCGGCGAGGTGCTCGCCGAGCGCTCCGAGTCGCTCGGCACGGCCACCAACAACGTCGCCGAGTACCAGGGCCTGATCGCCGGGTTGACCGCCGCCGCCGAGTTGGGCGCGGCCGAGGTGGATGTCCGGATGGACTCCAAGCTGGTGGTCGAGCAGATGTGCGGCCGCTGGCAGATCAAGCACCCCGGCCTGCGGCCGCTCGCCGCCCAGGCCGCCGCGCTGGTGGGCCGGTTCACCGCGGTCCGGTTCAGCTGGATCCCGCGCGAGCAGAACCGGCACGCCGACGCCCTCGCCAACGCCGCCATGGACGCCGCCGCCGGCCGTCCCGCGACGACGGCAGCGGCCACCGGCCGTCCCGCGACGACAGCGGCCACCGGCCAGCCCTCGGCGACGGCCGCGACCGGCAGCGACCCGGCGACCGCGCCGGCCTCCTGGGAGCCACGGCCGACCTTCACCGCCACCCGACTGATCCTGGTCCGGCACGGCGAGACCCCGTACACCGAGCAGCGGCGCTACTCCGGGCGCGGCGATGTGCCGCTCTCCGAGCGCGGCCGGGCCCAGGTCCGGGCCACCGCCGCCCGGGTGGCCGAGCTGGCCCCGTCCGTCGCCGCCGTGATCAGCTCACCGTTGTCCCGGTGTACGGCCACCGCGGCGTCGATCGCCGGGGCGCTCGGCGACGTGCCGGTCCGCACCGAGGACGACCTGATCGAGTGCGACTTCGGTCAGTGGGAGGGGCGCACCTTCGCCGAGGTACGCGAGCAGTGGCCGGGGGAGATGGACGCCTGGCTCGCCTCACCCCGGATCGCGCCGCCGGGTGGGGAGTCGTTCACCCACGTCGCCGAACGCGCGCACCGCGTCATCGCCGGGCTGCTCACCGCGTACCCCGGTGAGACCGTGGTGGTCGTCTCGCACGTCTCGCCGATCAAGCTGATGCTGCGCGACGCCCTCGCGGCCGGCGACGGCTTCCTGCACCGGCTCTTCCTGGACGCGGCCGGCATCTCGGTGCTCGACATGTGGCCCGACGGCGGCGTGGCCGTGCGGACGGTCAACGACACCGCCCACCTCTCCACCATCGACTGA
- a CDS encoding zinc ribbon domain-containing protein produces the protein MKADPQVQRRLLDLQAIDTNLAQLAHRRRSLPERAELEALARELSSMEDERVRAQVAVDDLDRDIARLEKDVEQVRARKEKDENRLAAGTGPARELEALQHELVSLKRRQGDLEDAELELMEQRETAQGVLDGVEQRLAETRDKRAATEQRRDDALAEIAKEEEFKRGARQPLAADLPSDLVNLYDKIREDTGLGAALLTAGRCGGCRLELSGADLARIRKAAPDDVVRCEDCRRIMVRTNESGL, from the coding sequence GTGAAGGCTGACCCTCAGGTGCAGCGCCGCCTGCTCGACCTCCAGGCGATCGACACCAACCTCGCCCAGCTCGCCCACCGTCGGCGCTCGCTGCCCGAGCGGGCCGAGCTGGAGGCGCTGGCCCGGGAGCTGTCGTCGATGGAGGACGAGCGGGTTCGCGCCCAGGTGGCGGTCGACGACCTGGACCGGGACATCGCCCGGTTGGAGAAGGACGTCGAGCAGGTCCGGGCCCGCAAGGAGAAGGACGAGAACCGGCTGGCCGCCGGCACCGGTCCCGCCCGGGAGCTGGAGGCGCTCCAGCATGAGCTGGTCTCGCTGAAGCGCCGCCAGGGCGACCTGGAGGACGCCGAGCTGGAGCTGATGGAGCAGCGGGAGACCGCGCAGGGCGTCCTGGACGGCGTGGAGCAGCGGCTGGCCGAGACCCGGGACAAGCGGGCCGCGACCGAGCAGCGCCGCGACGACGCGTTGGCCGAGATCGCCAAGGAGGAGGAGTTCAAGCGGGGCGCCCGTCAGCCGCTCGCCGCCGACCTCCCGAGCGACCTGGTCAACCTCTACGACAAGATCCGCGAGGACACCGGGCTGGGTGCCGCGTTGCTGACCGCGGGCCGCTGCGGCGGGTGTCGCCTGGAGCTGTCCGGTGCCGACCTGGCCCGGATCCGCAAGGCCGCCCCCGACGACGTGGTCCGCTGCGAGGACTGCCGGCGGATCATGGTCCGCACCAACGAGTCGGGCCTGTAG
- a CDS encoding Nif3-like dinuclear metal center hexameric protein: MVAKLERRFPPVWAEEWDRVGLVLGEPTAPVRRVLCVVDVVPETVDEALAADADMIVAHHPLLLRGVSSVAATTVKGRMIHQLIRAGVALYAAHTNADVASPGVSDALAARFGLTSLRPLQRPAPGSPAHGDDRGFGRVGELPEPMTLADLTRHAAAVLPVTSWGVRAAGDPGRMVRTLAVSGGSGDSFLGAATAAGVDAFLTADLRHHPASEHLAADGPALIDAAHWATERPWLDDLAAFLREALDVETLVSDLDTDPWTVHAAAPVVDDKEPDREG, translated from the coding sequence GTGGTGGCCAAGCTGGAACGGCGCTTCCCGCCGGTCTGGGCGGAGGAGTGGGACCGGGTGGGCCTGGTGCTCGGCGAGCCGACCGCCCCGGTCCGCCGGGTCCTCTGCGTGGTCGACGTGGTGCCCGAGACGGTCGACGAGGCGCTGGCCGCCGACGCCGACATGATCGTCGCGCATCACCCGCTGCTGCTGCGCGGGGTGTCGTCGGTCGCCGCGACGACCGTCAAGGGCCGGATGATCCACCAGTTGATCCGGGCCGGGGTGGCGCTCTACGCGGCGCACACCAACGCCGACGTGGCCTCCCCGGGCGTCTCCGACGCCCTCGCCGCCCGCTTCGGGCTCACCAGTCTGCGCCCGTTGCAGCGGCCCGCGCCCGGCTCGCCCGCCCACGGCGACGACCGGGGTTTCGGCCGCGTCGGCGAGCTGCCTGAGCCGATGACCCTCGCCGACCTGACCCGGCACGCCGCCGCGGTGCTCCCCGTCACGTCCTGGGGAGTTCGCGCGGCGGGGGATCCCGGGCGTATGGTTCGTACCCTCGCCGTCAGCGGCGGGTCGGGGGACAGCTTCCTCGGCGCCGCGACCGCCGCCGGGGTGGACGCGTTCCTCACCGCCGACCTGCGGCACCACCCGGCCAGCGAGCACCTCGCCGCCGACGGTCCCGCTCTGATCGACGCCGCCCACTGGGCGACCGAACGACCGTGGCTGGACGACCTGGCCGCCTTCCTCCGGGAAGCGCTGGACGTCGAGACGCTGGTGTCCGACCTGGACACCGACCCGTGGACCGTGCACGCCGCCGCACCCGTTGTGGACGACAAGGAGCCCGACCGTGAAGGCTGA
- a CDS encoding flavoprotein: MAGATRNSGHREVLYVIACGSPLARHVGRLVDLAQQDGWDVCVVATPDGAKFVDQSALIRQTGHPVRTQYKNPGDPDVLPPADAMIVCPATVNTVNKWAAGITDTLALGLLVEAQGKGVPIVAVPYTNAAMACHPAFRAGVARLAEWGVTVLFGDDVIALHPPGTGEQHLHAFPWAMPLAALQTVSWSAA; the protein is encoded by the coding sequence ATGGCCGGTGCGACGCGCAACAGCGGGCACCGCGAGGTGCTCTACGTCATCGCCTGCGGTTCGCCGCTGGCACGGCACGTCGGTCGTCTGGTCGACCTCGCCCAACAGGACGGTTGGGACGTCTGCGTGGTCGCCACGCCGGACGGCGCGAAGTTCGTCGACCAGTCGGCCCTGATTCGGCAGACCGGCCACCCGGTGCGTACGCAGTACAAGAATCCCGGTGACCCGGACGTGCTGCCACCCGCCGACGCCATGATCGTCTGCCCGGCCACCGTCAACACGGTCAACAAGTGGGCGGCCGGGATCACCGACACGCTGGCGCTCGGGTTGCTGGTCGAGGCCCAGGGCAAGGGCGTCCCCATCGTGGCGGTGCCGTACACCAACGCGGCGATGGCCTGCCACCCGGCGTTTCGGGCCGGGGTGGCCCGGCTGGCCGAGTGGGGTGTCACGGTGCTCTTCGGCGACGATGTGATCGCTCTGCACCCGCCCGGAACGGGGGAGCAGCACCTGCACGCCTTCCCCTGGGCGATGCCGTTGGCCGCGCTGCAAACCGTCTCCTGGAGCGCCGCCTAG
- a CDS encoding helix-turn-helix domain-containing protein, with amino-acid sequence MDELPIGRRVAYWRGRRKMSQQVFADRLGKSKSWVDKVERGVRRLDKFSVLYEIADILQMDVQLLLGKDPERRADALNCIDQIEVQEIRAALERYDSMSAYFDAAPFPPPMDDMRKAVNHAWLTYQYGRYGMLTRALPKLLRDAQAADAAYGGDQAAEAAHLLGQVYQIASSVLRKLGECELAWLAADRSMAVAQRADDPLLAGIATTRVCNALVAMGRARPALELNVQIANRLAPGGSNTVSPARLSVYGMLLLQGAMAASRIGDQASVDDLINCAQEAANLLGGDHNHYWTSFGPTNVELHRAAAAVELGDGGRAVEVHQLRIAEPAFNALLPERRAHHLLDIARGYAQIGDVANAGEMLLLGDRLAPSEIRCRPIAHEVMSDILRRTRGAPPSPVAELAEHMGVGV; translated from the coding sequence ATGGACGAGCTACCCATAGGACGGCGAGTGGCCTACTGGCGGGGGCGTCGCAAGATGTCCCAGCAGGTCTTCGCGGACCGGCTGGGCAAGTCCAAGAGCTGGGTGGACAAGGTCGAACGCGGCGTCCGCCGGTTGGACAAGTTCTCCGTTCTCTACGAGATCGCCGACATCCTCCAGATGGACGTGCAGCTGCTGCTGGGCAAGGACCCGGAGCGGCGCGCCGACGCCCTCAACTGCATCGACCAGATCGAGGTGCAGGAGATCCGGGCGGCGCTGGAACGCTACGACTCGATGAGCGCGTACTTCGACGCGGCACCGTTCCCGCCGCCGATGGACGACATGCGCAAGGCCGTCAACCACGCCTGGCTCACCTACCAGTACGGCCGCTACGGGATGCTCACCCGGGCACTGCCCAAGCTGCTGCGTGACGCCCAGGCCGCCGACGCCGCGTACGGCGGTGACCAGGCCGCCGAGGCGGCCCACCTGCTCGGGCAGGTCTACCAGATCGCCTCCTCGGTGCTGCGCAAGCTCGGCGAGTGCGAGCTCGCCTGGTTGGCGGCCGACCGGTCGATGGCGGTGGCCCAGCGGGCCGACGACCCGCTGCTGGCGGGGATCGCCACCACCCGGGTGTGCAACGCCCTGGTCGCGATGGGGCGGGCCCGTCCCGCGTTGGAGCTGAACGTCCAGATCGCCAACCGGCTGGCACCGGGTGGGAGCAACACGGTCTCCCCGGCCCGTCTGTCCGTCTACGGGATGCTGCTGCTCCAGGGCGCGATGGCCGCGTCCCGCATCGGCGACCAGGCCAGCGTCGACGATCTGATCAACTGCGCGCAGGAGGCCGCCAACCTGCTCGGTGGCGACCACAACCACTACTGGACGTCGTTCGGCCCGACGAACGTCGAACTGCACCGGGCCGCCGCTGCGGTGGAGCTGGGCGACGGGGGGCGCGCCGTGGAGGTGCACCAGCTGCGCATTGCGGAGCCTGCCTTCAACGCGCTGCTGCCCGAGCGCCGCGCCCACCACCTGCTCGACATCGCCCGCGGGTACGCCCAGATCGGTGATGTGGCGAACGCCGGCGAGATGTTGCTGCTCGGTGATCGGCTCGCCCCGTCCGAGATCCGCTGCCGGCCGATCGCGCACGAGGTGATGTCCGACATCCTCCGTCGCACACGTGGTGCGCCGCCTTCTCCGGTAGCGGAGTTGGCTGAGCACATGGGAGTAGGGGTATGA
- a CDS encoding bifunctional DNA primase/polymerase, translating into MWGNVGPRVAELSPLERVRLRRVAIRYAIHGWEVTPGACLARSRFVCGRAGCPTVGCHPALENWELAASADPARVATWWRSRPHGVLLPTGRAFDVLEVPAHLGRHVLDAVQIHPAGTGVRGPVLVTPTGRWMFLVRPGDPLRPELEHCFHVVRHGPGSWIPAPPTRLPEGTVRWAVAPEQARWQLPDSYLVQNTLIGALRAAGVNLAHDLLPGHLPLPRRGM; encoded by the coding sequence ATGTGGGGGAATGTCGGACCGCGCGTCGCCGAACTGTCGCCGCTGGAACGGGTCCGGCTGCGCCGGGTCGCCATCCGGTACGCCATCCACGGCTGGGAGGTGACGCCGGGCGCCTGTCTGGCCCGCAGCCGCTTCGTCTGCGGCCGGGCCGGCTGTCCCACCGTGGGATGCCATCCCGCTCTGGAAAACTGGGAACTGGCCGCCAGCGCCGACCCGGCCCGGGTGGCGACCTGGTGGCGGAGCCGACCGCACGGGGTGCTGCTGCCCACCGGCCGGGCGTTCGACGTGCTGGAGGTGCCCGCCCACCTCGGCCGGCACGTGCTCGACGCGGTCCAGATCCACCCGGCCGGCACCGGCGTACGCGGGCCGGTGCTGGTCACACCCACTGGGCGGTGGATGTTCCTGGTCCGCCCCGGCGACCCGCTCCGACCCGAGTTGGAGCACTGCTTCCACGTGGTCCGGCACGGGCCGGGCTCGTGGATCCCCGCACCGCCCACCCGGCTGCCGGAGGGCACCGTCCGGTGGGCGGTCGCACCGGAGCAGGCGCGCTGGCAGCTGCCGGATTCGTACCTCGTGCAGAACACGTTGATCGGGGCGCTGCGCGCCGCCGGGGTGAACCTCGCCCACGACCTGCTCCCCGGTCACCTGCCGCTGCCCCGGCGAGGGATGTGA
- a CDS encoding FAD:protein FMN transferase: MGTAITLDLADDLPPATLRGLADEVFAWMHEVDARFSTYRPDSEVCRFDRGEVLLSEASTDLRFVLETCADLWGATDGFFDAYATGGFDPSGFVKGWAAQVASDRLVAAGAVNHCVNAGGDVRVRGLSPSGEPWRIGIRHPWDAMAACLVLTGTDLAVATSGVYERGRHVLDPRRGAPASGLRSVTVVGADLGVADAYATAALAMGTPGLNWLSRLDDHTHAVITDNARQYHSVDLPLAD, from the coding sequence ATGGGTACGGCCATCACCCTGGACCTCGCCGACGATCTGCCACCGGCGACCCTGCGCGGATTGGCGGACGAGGTCTTCGCCTGGATGCACGAGGTGGACGCCCGGTTCAGCACCTACCGGCCGGACAGCGAGGTGTGCCGCTTCGACCGGGGTGAGGTGCTGCTCTCCGAAGCGTCCACGGACCTGCGGTTCGTCTTGGAGACCTGCGCCGACCTGTGGGGCGCCACCGACGGGTTCTTCGACGCGTACGCCACCGGTGGTTTCGACCCGTCCGGCTTCGTCAAAGGCTGGGCTGCCCAGGTCGCCTCGGACCGCCTCGTCGCCGCCGGAGCCGTCAACCACTGTGTGAACGCCGGCGGCGACGTGCGGGTGCGGGGCCTGTCACCGTCGGGGGAGCCGTGGCGGATCGGCATCAGACACCCGTGGGACGCGATGGCGGCCTGCCTGGTGCTCACCGGAACCGACCTGGCCGTGGCCACGTCCGGCGTGTACGAGCGGGGTCGGCACGTGTTGGACCCCCGTCGGGGCGCGCCGGCCAGTGGGTTGCGCTCGGTGACCGTGGTCGGTGCCGACCTCGGGGTGGCCGACGCGTACGCCACCGCCGCCCTGGCCATGGGCACCCCCGGTCTCAACTGGCTCTCCCGCCTGGACGACCACACCCACGCGGTGATCACCGACAACGCCCGGCAGTACCACTCCGTCGACCTTCCCCTGGCCGACTAG
- a CDS encoding FMN-binding protein: MRRALFAITGLAASTTALVVFKGSPGATPVAQNLPTAQPVNPTPQGVEPIADPSGEAPEPSATADAPTSPKPTRSAARPSGTRTTTKAAPRTTTKAPQPTTRRVTGKGFDNEYGYVQVQIVVSGSRIVEAVALSLPSGGESDIHSGDVRDRYDGSGGEVVQKQNANLNTVSGATETSNSYKQSLRSAIEQAF, encoded by the coding sequence ATGCGTCGCGCATTGTTCGCGATCACCGGCCTGGCCGCCAGCACCACCGCGCTGGTGGTGTTCAAGGGTTCGCCGGGCGCCACCCCGGTCGCCCAGAACCTGCCGACCGCCCAGCCGGTCAACCCCACCCCGCAGGGGGTCGAGCCGATCGCCGACCCGTCGGGCGAGGCGCCGGAGCCGTCGGCGACCGCCGACGCGCCCACGTCACCCAAGCCGACCAGGAGCGCCGCCCGACCGTCCGGCACCCGCACCACCACGAAGGCCGCACCCCGGACCACCACCAAGGCACCCCAGCCGACCACCCGCCGGGTCACCGGCAAGGGCTTCGACAACGAGTACGGGTACGTGCAGGTGCAGATCGTCGTCTCCGGTAGCCGGATCGTCGAGGCCGTCGCGCTGTCGCTGCCCAGCGGGGGTGAATCCGACATCCACAGCGGCGACGTCCGCGACCGCTACGACGGCAGCGGCGGCGAGGTGGTGCAGAAGCAGAACGCGAACCTCAACACCGTCTCCGGGGCCACCGAGACCAGCAACTCCTACAAGCAGTCGCTGCGGTCCGCCATCGAGCAGGCGTTCTGA
- a CDS encoding ferredoxin reductase family protein, which produces MTYSHTHATGRRTGTSSRHGGRSAAPVPQIPARRGPGGRRLLGVLLLVGLLASVLPWWLGTPAGSLRTTAATVTAAGRITGLIAGYLLLVQVLMMSRLPVLERWIGGEHTARWHRDIGATLLVAVLAHMSLILLGYADLRNQSILAEVGTLLGDYEDMVSAFVATGIMVLVGFTSIRAIRRALPYELWHLLHLSSYLVLLLGYGHQFTHGAQLYKPGPVRTGWIALYLLVVAALLWGRVIAPLAFNLRYRLRVADVVAESTDTISIYLTGERLGRLAMLGGQHFRWRFLTRGCWWQSHPFSVSAAANGRWLRITVKVVGTHTADLRDLDPGTRVWAAGPSGTFTAAHRLRERALLIAGGSGITPIRAMLEELPPGAALIYRARTPAEVLLSRELDWLAQERDTSVWYVIGSRDDPGPRQVLSPDGLRRLVPDVARRDVYLCGPPGLVEQSVRALRRAGVPRRQIHLATFEL; this is translated from the coding sequence GTGACGTACTCGCACACCCACGCCACCGGCCGTCGTACCGGGACCTCGTCCCGGCACGGCGGCCGGTCGGCTGCACCCGTACCGCAGATCCCGGCCCGGCGCGGGCCCGGCGGCCGACGGCTGCTGGGCGTGCTGCTCCTGGTCGGCCTGCTCGCCAGCGTGCTGCCGTGGTGGTTGGGCACCCCCGCCGGATCGCTGCGGACCACCGCGGCCACCGTCACCGCGGCCGGCCGCATCACCGGCCTGATCGCCGGCTACCTGCTGCTCGTGCAGGTGCTGATGATGAGCCGACTGCCGGTGCTGGAACGGTGGATCGGCGGCGAGCACACGGCCCGCTGGCACCGGGACATCGGCGCCACCCTGCTGGTCGCCGTGCTGGCGCACATGTCGCTGATCCTCCTCGGCTACGCCGACCTGCGCAACCAGTCGATCCTCGCCGAGGTCGGCACGTTGCTCGGCGACTACGAGGACATGGTGTCGGCGTTCGTCGCCACCGGCATCATGGTGCTGGTCGGTTTCACCAGCATCCGGGCGATCCGCCGGGCGTTGCCGTACGAGCTGTGGCACCTGTTGCACCTGTCCAGCTATCTGGTCCTGCTGCTCGGCTACGGCCACCAGTTCACCCACGGCGCGCAGCTGTACAAGCCCGGCCCGGTGCGCACCGGCTGGATCGCGCTCTACCTGCTGGTGGTCGCCGCCCTGCTCTGGGGCCGCGTGATCGCGCCGCTGGCGTTCAACCTGCGCTACCGGCTGCGGGTCGCCGACGTGGTCGCCGAGAGCACCGACACCATCTCCATCTACCTCACCGGGGAGCGGCTCGGCCGGCTGGCGATGCTCGGCGGCCAGCACTTCCGTTGGCGGTTCCTCACCCGGGGCTGCTGGTGGCAGTCGCACCCGTTCTCCGTCTCCGCCGCCGCCAACGGCCGCTGGTTGCGGATCACCGTCAAGGTCGTCGGCACCCACACCGCCGACCTGCGTGACCTGGACCCGGGCACCCGGGTGTGGGCCGCAGGCCCGTCGGGCACCTTCACCGCCGCGCACCGGCTCCGCGAACGGGCGCTGCTGATCGCCGGTGGCAGCGGCATCACGCCGATCCGGGCCATGCTGGAGGAGCTGCCGCCGGGCGCCGCGCTGATCTACCGGGCCCGCACACCGGCCGAGGTGCTGCTCAGCCGTGAGTTGGACTGGCTGGCCCAGGAGCGCGACACCTCCGTCTGGTACGTCATCGGCTCCCGCGACGACCCCGGCCCCCGTCAGGTGTTGAGCCCGGACGGGCTGCGTCGACTGGTGCCCGACGTGGCCCGGCGCGACGTCTACCTGTGCGGGCCGCCCGGGTTGGTGGAACAGTCGGTGCGGGCGCTGCGCCGGGCCGGCGTGCCCCGACGGCAGATCCACCTGGCCACGTTCGAGCTGTAG